A region from the uncultured Draconibacterium sp. genome encodes:
- a CDS encoding TonB-dependent receptor, with translation MKTFLSIFLLLFIVSSSVAQSKRRDKVKRKYRNVETVSRELPTIYVRGSVYDSNYQLLPGATVTVDGTHKGVNTNEDGEYFITNLMPGRARIRVSFVGYKTRTVDIILQEGRNEKNVMMPTDDIHLEPILVSAQKREQQLLDVPTAISSVSNQLMNQANITELSTLGEFVPGLYVREQGANRPTFSIRGLSSDEVSPSAQPRVSVFFNNVPINRANSASLELYDMDRVEVLKGPQNTLFGRGAQAGAVHYVSKMPENKIYGSVTAGLGDYGQQEYRGMLNVPIIDNKLMLRGAGIYNLRNGYIENTFGGNLMGKETLAGRFAVRFRPAWNHRFDVVLNYQKDDTPGIAFMPDSLPNTNGDMGIFSGVASHEQGKNLGTGKELFDATLNYRFYITEHTYWTSVTSYRKTDASSRWDGDGTASAAIDMAEYAGASQFYQEIRGNFSQNSRLNGSLGGSFWREKADQTYWFSPNEQHLANLMLASPPLPLVDANGQPTSVSAIPNYDPELDTTFYIVLPTNHEEEMYSKATNMAVEGFMDLNYQLSRKFFVSAGVRMVYDRYKLSSTSSFTGGSPSVLGTFTGNYPNVFFLPYDSKEIKKNTLSFTWHGGLKYRFNEYGNVYANYSRGRRPAVLQFTSTGEEEVLEPEILDNFELGFKGSFYDRVFIDINGFYSLYKDFQTRAWVADSETGEYNLLFKDGGQAKSYGAEANVRVAIIEQLNLFANYAWLKTEFDSTDVDGSEQLYAGNVFSLAPEHSFALGLNARVNITPNIKLFVTPSYSYKSHMYFEDANTPGLEQDGYGLLNINGGLELADPNIRLTVWANNVLDEQYITSAGNTGSLFGVPTFVPGPPRMVGTKLTWNFTKKEQRRRRR, from the coding sequence ATGAAGACTTTCTTAAGTATATTTCTCCTTTTATTTATCGTTTCAAGCTCGGTTGCTCAAAGCAAACGTCGCGATAAAGTAAAACGTAAATACCGCAATGTTGAAACAGTTTCGCGCGAGTTACCAACCATTTATGTTCGCGGCTCGGTGTACGATAGCAATTACCAACTATTGCCTGGCGCTACTGTAACAGTTGATGGAACGCATAAAGGGGTAAACACCAACGAAGACGGCGAATATTTTATTACCAACCTTATGCCTGGAAGGGCGCGTATTCGTGTTTCGTTTGTTGGCTATAAAACCCGAACGGTAGATATTATACTGCAGGAAGGTCGCAACGAAAAAAATGTGATGATGCCTACCGACGACATTCACCTGGAACCTATTTTGGTGAGTGCCCAAAAACGCGAACAACAGTTGCTTGATGTTCCAACAGCTATTTCATCGGTAAGCAATCAGTTGATGAACCAAGCTAATATTACAGAACTCAGTACCCTGGGCGAATTTGTTCCGGGACTGTATGTGCGCGAGCAAGGCGCTAACCGGCCTACTTTTTCCATTCGCGGATTAAGCAGCGACGAGGTAAGTCCAAGCGCGCAACCGCGCGTTTCAGTATTTTTTAATAATGTGCCAATAAACCGTGCCAATTCTGCTTCGCTCGAGTTGTACGATATGGACAGGGTGGAAGTACTCAAGGGACCGCAAAACACACTTTTCGGAAGAGGAGCACAAGCCGGTGCGGTTCATTATGTCAGCAAAATGCCCGAAAATAAAATTTATGGAAGCGTAACTGCCGGATTGGGCGATTATGGCCAGCAGGAATACCGGGGAATGCTTAACGTTCCGATAATCGACAACAAATTAATGCTGCGTGGAGCGGGGATTTACAACTTGCGCAATGGTTACATTGAAAATACTTTTGGCGGCAACCTGATGGGTAAAGAAACACTTGCAGGGCGTTTTGCCGTACGCTTCCGGCCGGCATGGAACCACCGTTTCGATGTGGTACTCAACTATCAGAAAGACGACACGCCGGGAATTGCATTTATGCCCGACAGCCTGCCAAATACCAACGGAGACATGGGGATATTTAGCGGAGTAGCCTCGCACGAGCAGGGCAAAAACCTGGGAACAGGCAAAGAGCTTTTTGATGCCACACTAAACTACCGATTTTACATAACCGAGCATACTTACTGGACAAGTGTTACTTCGTACCGCAAAACAGATGCCTCATCGCGGTGGGATGGCGACGGTACGGCATCGGCAGCTATAGATATGGCTGAGTACGCAGGAGCATCGCAATTTTATCAGGAAATTCGGGGAAATTTCTCACAAAACAGTCGTTTGAATGGCTCGCTGGGTGGTAGTTTCTGGCGCGAAAAAGCCGATCAGACATACTGGTTCTCGCCAAACGAGCAGCACCTTGCAAACCTTATGCTGGCGAGCCCACCTCTGCCACTTGTAGATGCTAACGGTCAGCCAACTTCTGTTTCGGCAATCCCGAACTACGACCCGGAACTGGATACTACCTTTTATATTGTTCTTCCAACCAATCACGAAGAAGAAATGTACAGCAAAGCCACCAATATGGCCGTGGAAGGATTTATGGATTTGAACTACCAGCTTTCGCGCAAATTTTTTGTTTCAGCAGGAGTACGAATGGTTTATGACCGCTACAAACTGAGTAGCACGTCTTCTTTTACTGGTGGCTCGCCTTCAGTTTTAGGCACATTTACCGGCAACTATCCCAATGTCTTCTTTTTGCCGTACGACTCAAAAGAGATCAAGAAAAATACCCTTTCGTTTACCTGGCACGGTGGATTAAAATACCGTTTTAACGAGTACGGAAATGTTTATGCCAACTACTCACGCGGACGTCGCCCTGCCGTGTTACAATTTACCTCAACAGGAGAAGAAGAAGTACTGGAACCGGAAATTCTCGACAATTTTGAATTGGGTTTTAAAGGCTCTTTTTACGACCGTGTTTTTATCGACATCAACGGGTTCTATTCGTTGTACAAAGACTTTCAAACCCGTGCGTGGGTGGCAGATAGTGAAACAGGCGAATACAACCTGCTTTTTAAAGACGGCGGCCAGGCTAAATCATACGGTGCCGAAGCCAATGTGCGCGTAGCCATAATAGAGCAACTGAATTTGTTTGCCAATTATGCCTGGTTAAAAACCGAGTTTGACTCCACCGATGTGGATGGCTCGGAGCAGTTGTATGCCGGCAATGTTTTTAGCCTTGCACCCGAGCACAGTTTTGCCCTTGGACTGAACGCACGTGTGAACATTACACCTAATATTAAACTTTTTGTAACACCGTCGTATTCGTATAAATCGCATATGTATTTCGAGGATGCCAACACGCCCGGTCTGGAGCAGGATGGTTATGGCTTGCTGAATATTAACGGCGGACTGGAACTGGCCGATCCGAATATTCGCCTGACCGTTTGGGCCAATAATGTGCTCGACGAACAATACATTACCAGTGCCGGAAATACCGGAAGCCTGTTTGGTGTACCCACCTTTGTACCCGGCCCTCCGCGAATGGTTGGTACTAAGCTAACCTGGAATTTTACCAAAAAAGAGCAACGCAGAAGAAGAAGGTAG
- a CDS encoding DUF2200 domain-containing protein, with product MKVTEEHNQRMAKMTFASVYPHYLTKVEKKGRTKAELLQVIEWLTGYNEADLQKLIEAGVSFETFFQQANLNPNAHLIKGVICGYRIEEIDNALTQQVRFLDKLVDELAKGRKMEKILREEKK from the coding sequence ATGAAAGTAACGGAAGAACATAACCAGCGAATGGCAAAAATGACTTTTGCTTCGGTGTATCCGCATTACCTAACAAAAGTAGAAAAGAAAGGGCGAACAAAAGCCGAGCTACTTCAGGTAATTGAATGGTTAACCGGGTACAACGAAGCCGATTTGCAAAAACTCATTGAGGCCGGGGTAAGCTTTGAAACCTTTTTTCAACAGGCTAATCTTAACCCCAATGCACACCTGATAAAAGGTGTAATTTGTGGCTACCGGATTGAGGAAATTGATAATGCCTTAACCCAACAGGTTCGGTTTTTAGATAAGCTGGTTGATGAGTTGGCAAAAGGCAGGAAAATGGAGAAAATATTACGCGAAGAGAAAAAGTGA
- a CDS encoding tetratricopeptide repeat protein has product MKDKKKLLVTYFVLFVCNAFAQSGVSTDSIIQHLQNQEDYEVKIEVLQQNIKDIYITQFDKALQLARFGLKLAEQQNDSINTGDFLRSIGGAYGKKGNIDSASVYYFKALAVLEPTKNSEKLGLLYDDMARLYRKLNQPKRALEYYDKALKLYEADNNLEGIARINNESGVVFGDAGDFKTANERFQKSLQIQQARKDSVGIGYALEFLGYNQLQIKDYKKAEDYLTQALYIREKVGDLFAIMLNYTALGELYKQINQAEKSIDFYEKSNALAQQINFLDIQIYNYRQIMDNYELLGNYREAYENLKAFNTLNDSLYNAQKIKDVEEITARYETAQKEKQILEQRAQIAEHELGIKTRNLGIIGLLSLLIIIGLIGFLLYKQQALKNIKQQKDSEIRLAKEKIESQNRLQEQRLAISRDLHDNIGAQLSFIVSAIDTIKYFMSDKNDQLNNRLDNIGSFAKETIQELRDTIWAMNKSGVSISDLQARIANFVAKAKQSNHSVEISVVTSEMVSEQVQFTSLQGLNIFRIIQEACNNALKYADAKNIKIEIVTQENGLCFLVEDDGKGFIESEIEPGNGLLNMRKRAQELGGELKLVSEPGTKTSVSFVVI; this is encoded by the coding sequence ATGAAAGATAAAAAAAAGTTGTTGGTAACCTATTTTGTACTTTTTGTGTGCAATGCCTTTGCACAATCCGGCGTTTCGACAGATAGCATCATTCAACATCTACAAAACCAGGAAGATTACGAAGTAAAGATTGAAGTATTGCAACAGAATATTAAGGATATTTATATTACCCAATTTGATAAGGCACTTCAATTGGCACGGTTTGGGCTTAAGCTGGCCGAGCAGCAAAACGACAGCATAAACACCGGCGATTTTTTGCGAAGCATTGGCGGGGCCTACGGTAAAAAAGGAAATATCGACAGCGCTTCGGTGTACTATTTTAAGGCATTAGCTGTACTTGAACCGACAAAAAACAGCGAAAAGCTTGGTTTGCTTTACGACGATATGGCACGATTGTACCGCAAACTAAACCAACCTAAAAGGGCTCTGGAGTATTACGACAAAGCACTAAAACTGTACGAGGCCGACAACAACCTGGAAGGCATAGCCCGAATTAATAACGAGAGTGGTGTTGTGTTTGGCGATGCCGGAGATTTTAAAACGGCTAACGAACGTTTCCAAAAATCATTACAAATACAACAGGCGCGAAAAGACTCGGTGGGTATTGGTTATGCACTGGAGTTTCTGGGCTACAACCAACTGCAGATTAAAGACTATAAAAAGGCTGAAGACTACCTTACGCAGGCATTATATATTAGGGAAAAGGTGGGCGACCTATTTGCCATTATGCTCAATTATACCGCCTTGGGAGAATTGTACAAACAAATCAATCAAGCTGAAAAATCCATTGATTTTTATGAGAAAAGTAATGCTTTGGCGCAACAAATAAATTTCCTTGATATTCAGATTTATAATTACCGGCAAATAATGGATAATTACGAGCTGTTGGGAAATTACAGAGAGGCATATGAAAACCTAAAGGCGTTTAACACGCTGAATGACAGTCTATACAATGCGCAAAAAATAAAAGACGTTGAAGAAATAACGGCACGTTACGAAACCGCCCAAAAGGAAAAACAGATATTGGAACAGCGGGCACAAATTGCTGAGCACGAATTGGGCATAAAAACCCGAAACCTGGGAATTATCGGTCTTTTGTCCTTGCTAATAATTATTGGCTTGATTGGTTTTCTGCTGTACAAGCAACAAGCGCTAAAAAATATAAAGCAGCAAAAAGACAGCGAAATCAGGTTGGCAAAAGAAAAAATTGAAAGCCAAAACCGGCTGCAGGAACAACGCCTGGCCATATCGCGCGACTTACACGATAATATCGGGGCGCAATTATCGTTTATTGTGTCAGCCATCGATACCATCAAGTATTTCATGTCGGATAAAAATGACCAATTAAACAACCGGCTCGACAATATTGGTAGCTTCGCAAAAGAAACCATTCAGGAACTGCGCGATACCATTTGGGCTATGAATAAATCGGGGGTTAGCATTAGTGATCTGCAAGCGCGAATTGCCAATTTTGTTGCAAAAGCCAAGCAATCTAACCATAGTGTTGAAATTTCGGTGGTTACTAGCGAAATGGTTTCTGAACAAGTGCAATTTACTTCCTTACAAGGATTAAACATCTTTCGTATTATTCAGGAAGCATGCAACAATGCCCTAAAATATGCCGATGCAAAAAACATAAAAATTGAAATAGTTACGCAGGAAAACGGACTTTGCTTTTTGGTGGAAGACGATGGCAAAGGTTTTATTGAAAGTGAAATTGAACCCGGCAACGGACTGCTAAACATGCGCAAACGAGCACAGGAACTGGGAGGAGAACTAAAACTCGTTTCTGAACCCGGAACTAAAACGAGTGTTTCTTTTGTAGTGATTTAA
- a CDS encoding response regulator transcription factor, whose amino-acid sequence MNTPIAIIDDNNFLIKSVKDKLSFFTDISIVFTANDGQQCLEKLNLNARVKLILMDIEMPRLNGIEATAQIKQKYPQIKIIMLTVFDDDENIFKAIQSGADGYLLKETSSPELYNAILQTLEGGAAMTPSIALKTLNLLRSPLPIANNEVEDSVKLTGREVEVLEQLAVGLPYKSIAENLIISPSTVRRHIENIYKKLQVHSKVEAIELAKRKRII is encoded by the coding sequence ATGAACACGCCAATTGCAATTATCGACGATAATAATTTCCTGATAAAAAGCGTAAAAGACAAACTATCGTTTTTTACAGATATTTCGATTGTATTTACGGCCAATGATGGGCAACAATGTTTGGAAAAGTTAAACCTGAATGCACGGGTAAAACTTATTTTGATGGACATTGAAATGCCCCGCCTAAACGGCATTGAAGCCACTGCTCAAATCAAACAAAAATACCCACAGATTAAAATTATTATGCTCACGGTTTTTGATGATGATGAGAATATCTTTAAAGCCATTCAGTCGGGTGCCGATGGCTACCTACTAAAAGAAACCTCGTCGCCCGAACTGTACAATGCCATACTTCAAACATTGGAAGGTGGAGCAGCCATGACACCGTCGATTGCATTAAAAACCCTGAACCTTTTGCGCAGCCCACTGCCCATTGCGAATAATGAGGTAGAAGACAGTGTGAAGCTAACAGGCCGCGAAGTAGAAGTGTTAGAACAATTAGCTGTCGGACTGCCCTATAAATCAATTGCCGAAAACCTTATAATATCGCCCTCAACCGTACGCCGCCACATCGAAAATATTTACAAAAAATTACAGGTACACTCTAAAGTGGAAGCTATTGAACTGGCCAAAAGAAAACGGATTATCTGA
- a CDS encoding LytTR family transcriptional regulator DNA-binding domain-containing protein, whose protein sequence is MTEKLRTIIVEDEELARNLMKSFLADNQNIELIAECENGFEGVKQINELKPDLVFLDIQMPKITGFEMLELLEHKPQIIFATAYDQYALKAFDYNAADYLLKPYSKDRLIEAIDKVVERIQKEGKESDVAEKVSDFPKEEYLDRIVVKDRHKIHIAPVDAVRYIESMDDYVMIYTTEGRWMKQKTMKYFESALNPKNFVRIHRSYIVKVDEIEEIQQYEKEAYIVILHDKTKLKVSKTGYKNLKGILNF, encoded by the coding sequence ATGACTGAAAAATTACGCACAATAATTGTTGAAGACGAAGAACTGGCCCGAAATCTGATGAAATCGTTTTTGGCTGATAACCAAAATATAGAGCTGATTGCTGAATGCGAAAATGGTTTTGAAGGGGTTAAGCAGATTAATGAGCTAAAACCCGACCTGGTATTTTTAGACATCCAGATGCCTAAAATTACAGGTTTTGAAATGTTGGAGTTACTCGAGCACAAACCACAAATAATATTTGCCACAGCTTACGATCAATATGCTTTAAAAGCATTCGACTACAATGCTGCCGATTACCTGTTAAAACCCTACTCAAAAGACCGATTGATAGAAGCCATAGATAAAGTTGTGGAGCGCATACAGAAGGAAGGTAAAGAATCGGACGTGGCTGAGAAGGTAAGCGATTTTCCTAAAGAAGAATACCTCGACCGAATTGTGGTAAAAGACCGCCACAAAATTCACATTGCCCCGGTTGATGCCGTACGTTACATCGAATCGATGGATGATTATGTAATGATTTACACCACTGAAGGCCGTTGGATGAAACAAAAAACAATGAAGTATTTCGAGAGTGCTTTGAATCCGAAAAACTTTGTGCGTATTCATCGTTCATACATTGTAAAGGTTGATGAAATAGAGGAAATTCAGCAGTACGAAAAAGAAGCCTACATTGTAATTCTGCACGATAAAACAAAATTAAAAGTGAGTAAAACCGGCTATAAAAATCTTAAAGGAATTTTAAATTTTTAA
- a CDS encoding histidine kinase, which produces MDFRHPFITNYRIAIAYIAFWTLLAVILVLVVVTVGESDFVTAMSDRFVYIIFFGILGASIWYVIKFSTLEDNRTGRVILAHVIAATIIVFIWLYIGAVIAKLINPSQLANEESLFVGLYNGYLLYTFNVVFFYAVNYYLAYKEKIKNETKLKALVKEAELHALKSQINPHFLFNSLNSISSLTMTDPGKAQEMVINLSQLMRYSLKHDQSEKVSVKQEIENNKLYLSIEKVRFGKKLNPVFALEENCLQATIPNMILQPLYENAIKYGVYEATETIDVITHCRCVEQNLVVTISNTYDKNVVSKKGEGIGLRNIRDRLQVIYGNPHLMRIENKQNEFTVTLTIPQNL; this is translated from the coding sequence ATGGATTTTCGACATCCTTTCATCACAAACTATCGCATTGCAATTGCTTATATTGCATTCTGGACATTGCTGGCTGTAATACTCGTTCTGGTGGTTGTAACTGTTGGCGAAAGCGATTTTGTAACCGCTATGTCCGACCGTTTCGTGTACATCATATTTTTTGGAATTTTAGGTGCATCAATATGGTATGTAATTAAATTTAGCACACTCGAAGATAACCGCACCGGACGCGTAATTCTGGCCCACGTTATTGCCGCAACTATCATTGTTTTTATCTGGTTGTACATTGGGGCGGTAATTGCCAAGCTTATCAACCCCAGTCAGTTGGCCAACGAAGAAAGCCTGTTTGTTGGGCTGTATAACGGTTATTTGCTTTACACATTTAATGTCGTGTTTTTTTATGCGGTAAACTATTACCTGGCTTATAAAGAGAAAATAAAAAACGAAACAAAATTAAAAGCGCTGGTAAAAGAGGCCGAGCTTCATGCGCTTAAATCTCAAATCAATCCTCACTTCCTGTTTAACAGTTTAAACAGCATTTCGTCGCTAACAATGACCGATCCCGGCAAAGCCCAGGAAATGGTTATTAATCTATCGCAGTTAATGCGGTATTCGCTAAAACACGACCAAAGCGAGAAGGTGTCGGTAAAACAAGAGATTGAAAACAATAAATTATACCTGAGCATTGAAAAAGTGCGTTTTGGGAAAAAGCTGAACCCGGTTTTTGCCCTCGAAGAAAACTGTCTGCAGGCCACTATCCCAAATATGATTTTGCAGCCTTTGTACGAAAATGCCATAAAATATGGCGTGTACGAGGCAACCGAGACCATTGATGTAATAACCCATTGCCGTTGTGTTGAGCAAAACCTGGTAGTTACTATCAGTAATACTTACGATAAAAATGTGGTAAGCAAAAAAGGCGAGGGCATTGGCTTACGCAATATCCGCGACCGTTTGCAGGTGATTTATGGAAACCCACATTTAATGCGAATTGAAAACAAACAAAACGAATTTACCGTAACTTTAACCATTCCTCAAAATTTGTAA
- a CDS encoding DUF5668 domain-containing protein, with translation MENKPENSNRRAFLGLFLIVVGALWIFERLELIPSFWNDILISWQMLLIGIGIFSIIGGNKTTGTVLIVIGGFFLVPEVAHIPYELRRIGWPVLIIGIGVAILVTHSGRRNRNHPPQFDPVNNKALDYFDDFVIFGGREEYISSQNFVGGKTTSIFGGTEYDLRQANLSANGAVIDSMALFGGCGFKVPPDWTVKNEVTAIFGAFTDKRGSSLNQIVTDPSKTLVVKGFVAFGGIEIKYL, from the coding sequence ATGGAGAATAAACCGGAGAATTCAAACAGAAGAGCTTTTTTAGGCTTGTTTCTAATTGTGGTAGGTGCATTGTGGATTTTTGAAAGATTGGAGCTTATCCCTTCTTTCTGGAACGACATTCTGATTTCGTGGCAAATGTTGCTCATCGGCATTGGAATTTTCTCAATTATTGGAGGAAATAAGACCACCGGCACGGTGCTAATCGTTATCGGAGGTTTTTTCCTGGTTCCTGAAGTGGCACATATTCCTTACGAATTAAGGCGTATCGGTTGGCCGGTATTAATTATTGGAATTGGTGTAGCCATACTGGTAACTCACTCGGGAAGAAGAAACCGTAACCATCCACCTCAGTTCGATCCGGTAAATAATAAGGCATTGGATTATTTTGACGATTTTGTAATTTTTGGAGGTAGAGAAGAATACATAAGTTCACAAAATTTCGTTGGAGGAAAAACCACCTCAATATTTGGTGGAACAGAATACGATCTTCGACAGGCAAATTTATCAGCAAATGGTGCCGTAATCGATTCGATGGCCTTGTTTGGGGGCTGTGGGTTTAAAGTTCCGCCCGATTGGACGGTAAAAAACGAGGTTACAGCTATATTTGGAGCTTTTACCGATAAGCGCGGGTCTTCTCTTAATCAAATTGTTACCGATCCCTCAAAAACATTGGTAGTTAAAGGTTTTGTAGCTTTTGGTGGTATTGAGATAAAATACCTGTAA
- a CDS encoding glutamine--tRNA ligase/YqeY domain fusion protein, translated as MAEKNTNTNAEAPKKANFIHAQIDADLAAGKNEKRVHTRFPPEPNGYLHIGHAKSICLNFGLAQKYGGKTNLRFDDTNPSKEETEYVESIMGDVRWLGFDWEDRLYYASDFFPKLHAFATQLIKEGKAYVDDQDAETISQQKGTPQQPGVESPYRSRSVEENLDLFERMTAGEFDEGEKVLRAKINMSSPNMHMRDPIIYRIMKAHHHRTGDKWKVYPMYDFAHGQCDYWEGITHSICTLEFEVHRPLYDWFVDQLKDSDYRPRQIEFSRLNLTYTVMSKRKLLELVKDGHVQGWDDPRMPTISGLRRRGYTPESIRNFSDKIGVTKVDGMTDVSLLEFSVREHLNKIAQRVMGVLDPLKVVITNYPEGQEEILSAVNNPEDESMGRRDVPFSSEVYIERNDFMEDPPRKFFRLGPGREVRLRYGYLIKCNDVIKDENGNITALHCTYDPESKGGKSSDGRKVKGVVHWVSAKHAVKSEVRLYDRLFTDEDPSGHKEIDFKEFMNPDSLKVLHNCYLEPFVKQASALDHFQFERVGYFNMDPDSIPDKPVFNRTVALRDSWAKAQKK; from the coding sequence ATGGCAGAAAAAAATACCAATACAAATGCTGAAGCGCCTAAAAAGGCGAACTTTATTCATGCACAAATCGATGCTGATTTAGCGGCAGGTAAAAACGAGAAACGAGTGCATACACGTTTCCCTCCTGAGCCCAATGGCTATTTACACATTGGCCATGCCAAGTCAATCTGTTTAAATTTTGGTTTGGCACAAAAGTATGGTGGAAAAACCAACTTGCGATTCGACGACACCAATCCTTCAAAAGAAGAAACAGAGTATGTAGAATCTATTATGGGCGATGTTCGCTGGCTGGGTTTCGACTGGGAAGACCGCTTGTATTATGCATCAGATTTTTTCCCAAAACTGCACGCTTTTGCAACACAGTTGATAAAGGAAGGAAAAGCCTATGTTGATGATCAGGATGCTGAAACAATCAGTCAACAGAAAGGTACGCCACAACAGCCTGGGGTAGAAAGTCCATACAGAAGCCGCAGTGTTGAAGAAAACCTCGATTTATTTGAACGGATGACTGCCGGAGAATTTGATGAAGGCGAAAAAGTTCTTCGGGCTAAAATTAATATGAGCTCGCCAAACATGCACATGCGCGATCCGATTATTTACAGGATTATGAAGGCGCATCACCATCGTACTGGTGATAAGTGGAAAGTATATCCGATGTACGATTTTGCTCATGGGCAATGCGATTACTGGGAAGGTATTACCCATTCAATTTGTACCCTGGAGTTTGAGGTGCACCGCCCTTTATACGATTGGTTTGTTGATCAGTTAAAAGATTCAGATTATCGGCCAAGGCAAATAGAGTTTTCGCGCTTAAATCTTACATACACCGTAATGAGCAAGCGAAAACTGCTGGAATTGGTAAAAGATGGACATGTGCAGGGATGGGACGATCCTCGGATGCCAACAATTTCCGGCTTGCGGAGGCGGGGATACACCCCCGAGTCAATTCGTAATTTCTCGGATAAAATTGGCGTAACCAAAGTAGACGGTATGACGGATGTGTCGTTACTGGAATTTAGTGTGCGCGAACATTTAAATAAAATTGCCCAGCGTGTAATGGGGGTGCTCGATCCGCTAAAAGTGGTGATTACCAATTACCCCGAGGGGCAGGAAGAAATTTTGAGTGCAGTAAACAATCCCGAAGACGAATCGATGGGAAGACGAGATGTGCCATTTTCCAGCGAAGTGTACATCGAGCGTAACGATTTTATGGAAGACCCGCCACGTAAATTTTTCCGTTTGGGACCCGGCCGCGAAGTTCGCCTGCGTTATGGTTACCTAATAAAATGTAACGACGTTATTAAGGATGAGAATGGAAATATTACAGCGTTGCACTGTACATACGATCCGGAATCAAAAGGAGGAAAGTCGTCAGATGGACGAAAAGTTAAAGGTGTAGTACATTGGGTATCGGCTAAACATGCTGTTAAGTCAGAGGTGCGTTTGTACGATCGTTTATTTACCGACGAAGATCCGAGCGGACACAAAGAGATAGATTTTAAAGAGTTTATGAATCCAGATTCGTTAAAAGTACTGCATAATTGTTATCTCGAACCATTTGTTAAACAGGCCAGTGCACTTGACCATTTTCAGTTCGAGCGGGTTGGCTATTTTAATATGGATCCCGACTCAATACCTGATAAACCGGTGTTTAACCGAACAGTCGCTCTTCGCGATTCGTGGGCAAAAGCACAAAAGAAATAA
- the folB gene encoding dihydroneopterin aldolase codes for MGVIEIEGMKFYAYHGHFAAEQVVGNNFEVYVRLEANCNAAAQSDKLEDALNYQAVYETIKDVMQIKSALLENVAQRILDALYERYPEINHARLKVSKMNPPMGGEIERVSVTLER; via the coding sequence ATGGGAGTAATTGAAATTGAAGGGATGAAGTTTTATGCCTACCACGGGCATTTTGCAGCCGAGCAGGTTGTTGGCAACAATTTCGAAGTTTATGTGCGCCTGGAAGCCAATTGCAATGCTGCCGCACAAAGCGATAAACTGGAAGATGCATTGAACTATCAGGCCGTTTACGAAACCATAAAAGATGTTATGCAAATTAAATCGGCGTTGCTGGAAAATGTTGCCCAACGAATTTTAGATGCCCTTTACGAAAGATATCCGGAAATAAACCATGCGCGACTAAAAGTTTCAAAAATGAACCCGCCTATGGGTGGCGAAATTGAGCGGGTAAGCGTAACCCTTGAGCGCTAG